Proteins from a genomic interval of Mesobacillus sp. S13:
- the fbpA gene encoding Fur-regulated basic protein FbpA, whose product MSLHLRTAVEKLKDHYIQHLIKSNMTNESEEELRKLTLTELKNLINRF is encoded by the coding sequence GTGTCCTTGCATTTGCGTACTGCCGTGGAAAAGCTTAAAGACCATTATATCCAGCATCTGATTAAATCAAATATGACAAATGAAAGCGAAGAAGAATTAAGAAAGCTAACATTAACGGAACTGAAAAATTTAATAAATAGGTTTTAG
- a CDS encoding ammonium transporter produces MDTVFLMNSLWVMISAVLVILMIGGFILLETGSTRMKNAGHIAGKTILTFGISSIVFWAVGYGLIFGEGNSILGFSNFFYSGYDIEGLGLSGAVFFLFQLAFAGISLTIAFGGFAERAKLSVYLVFALLFSVLVYPFIAHWIWGGGWLAEHGKQDFAGSTVVHLTGAMAALAATILLKPRIGKFNKDGSANNIEGHNQVFTALSVLLLWVGWFGFNAGSTVSVDGAFFGFVALNTNLAAAAGTVAAMLISWIVLGKADVPMMLNGALAGLVAITASCAFVDTWAAVLIGLIAGILVFYSIRFFESRKIDDPIFALSVHGTAGVWGTLSTGFFATPELATVGNPGLFYGGGFEQLGVQALGVFASGAFAFAVSYIILSIMKVTMKGLRVTEEEEIIGLDISEHGSYGYPELVNKEAAAKVSMDVTSTSNIPLNSQQPSVN; encoded by the coding sequence ATGGATACGGTATTTTTAATGAATAGCCTATGGGTAATGATCTCCGCTGTTTTAGTTATTTTGATGATTGGTGGCTTCATCCTGCTTGAAACAGGATCAACCCGAATGAAGAACGCTGGCCACATTGCTGGAAAAACGATTTTGACATTTGGAATTTCATCAATTGTTTTCTGGGCTGTAGGTTATGGACTTATCTTTGGAGAAGGCAACTCAATTCTTGGATTCTCAAACTTTTTTTATTCAGGCTATGATATTGAGGGGTTAGGACTTTCAGGTGCTGTCTTCTTTCTATTCCAACTGGCATTTGCGGGAATCTCTTTAACGATTGCTTTTGGCGGATTTGCTGAGAGGGCAAAATTATCTGTCTATCTTGTTTTTGCACTCCTGTTCTCAGTATTGGTTTATCCGTTCATCGCCCACTGGATTTGGGGCGGTGGCTGGCTTGCAGAACATGGAAAACAGGATTTTGCTGGCTCGACTGTTGTCCATCTCACTGGAGCAATGGCAGCACTAGCAGCAACCATTCTTCTGAAGCCGCGGATTGGTAAATTCAATAAAGACGGTTCAGCTAATAATATCGAAGGTCACAACCAGGTCTTCACAGCATTGAGCGTATTGTTACTATGGGTTGGCTGGTTTGGATTTAATGCAGGAAGCACCGTTTCTGTTGATGGAGCATTTTTTGGATTTGTTGCGCTCAACACGAATCTTGCAGCAGCTGCCGGTACTGTTGCAGCCATGCTCATCTCCTGGATTGTTTTAGGCAAAGCGGATGTTCCAATGATGCTGAACGGAGCACTGGCAGGACTCGTGGCCATTACGGCCTCTTGTGCTTTTGTTGATACTTGGGCAGCGGTCCTGATCGGATTGATCGCCGGCATCCTTGTTTTCTATAGTATTCGCTTCTTTGAAAGCAGGAAGATAGATGATCCTATCTTTGCGCTATCTGTACATGGTACGGCTGGTGTTTGGGGAACTCTTTCCACAGGATTCTTTGCGACACCTGAACTAGCCACAGTTGGAAATCCAGGTTTGTTCTATGGCGGCGGTTTTGAACAGCTAGGAGTGCAGGCGCTGGGAGTTTTCGCCTCAGGAGCTTTCGCTTTCGCAGTATCTTATATCATCTTATCGATTATGAAGGTAACAATGAAGGGCTTGCGGGTAACAGAAGAAGAAGAAATCATTGGCCTGGATATTAGTGAACATGGGAGCTATGGGTATCCAGAATTGGTCAATAAGGAAGCAGCAGCTAAGGTTTCAATGGATGTCACTTCAACATCCAACATCCCCTTAAATTCACAGCAACCTTCTGTCAATTAG
- a CDS encoding ABC transporter ATP-binding protein produces the protein MFLETKNLTKKFGGLTAVNNVDFSIEKGKINAIIGPNGAGKSTFFNLISGFHPPSSGTIILKGQDITKMPPNKIAELGVARTFQTTNLFEQSTVLDNVFVGHRLRTKSNLLDAVLRSKRLKREEEKCREKALEVIKFTGLEKVAGKLVGSLTQEEKKRTAFALALATEPEIVFLDEPAAGVNPDETEGLAQLMKKMVDKGITVCLIEHKMQMIMKLADKIMVLNYGEKIAEGTPEEIRNDPNVIKAYLGGSASA, from the coding sequence ATGTTCCTTGAAACGAAGAATTTAACGAAGAAATTTGGCGGTTTGACAGCAGTTAACAATGTTGATTTCTCCATTGAAAAGGGTAAAATCAATGCCATCATCGGACCTAATGGCGCCGGCAAGTCAACGTTTTTCAATTTAATCAGCGGCTTCCATCCTCCAAGCTCAGGCACTATTATCCTAAAAGGGCAAGATATCACCAAAATGCCTCCTAATAAAATTGCTGAATTGGGAGTCGCACGCACCTTTCAGACTACGAATCTGTTTGAGCAGTCAACAGTGCTTGACAATGTGTTCGTCGGGCATAGATTAAGGACGAAATCAAATTTGCTGGATGCTGTTTTGAGGTCAAAGAGGTTGAAAAGAGAAGAAGAAAAATGCCGAGAAAAAGCGCTCGAAGTGATAAAGTTCACCGGATTAGAAAAGGTTGCCGGCAAGTTGGTGGGCAGCCTGACTCAGGAAGAGAAAAAACGGACGGCTTTTGCTCTGGCCCTTGCGACGGAACCGGAAATTGTTTTTCTTGATGAGCCTGCAGCAGGTGTCAATCCTGATGAGACAGAAGGTTTGGCTCAATTAATGAAGAAAATGGTGGATAAAGGGATTACTGTATGCCTGATTGAACACAAAATGCAAATGATTATGAAACTAGCAGACAAAATTATGGTTCTCAACTATGGAGAGAAAATCGCAGAGGGCACTCCTGAAGAAATCAGGAATGATCCCAATGTCATTAAGGCTTATCTGGGAGGGAGCGCAAGTGCTTAA
- a CDS encoding MerR family transcriptional regulator, protein MVNELAADPSSYKEKKVITIGIVSELTGLSERQIRYYEERKLVFPDRTPGGSRRYSFLDVEQLVEIANKIEDGVQTYEIRQEMIKEKKRHKDEDHKKMIQGQLNARFGVRKY, encoded by the coding sequence GTGGTGAATGAATTGGCTGCAGACCCCTCCTCCTACAAAGAAAAGAAAGTAATTACCATTGGTATTGTCAGTGAGTTGACCGGTCTTTCAGAACGACAGATACGATATTATGAAGAAAGGAAATTGGTTTTCCCCGACCGTACTCCTGGCGGAAGCAGAAGATATTCATTCTTAGACGTTGAACAATTAGTGGAGATTGCCAACAAAATCGAAGATGGTGTACAGACTTATGAGATCCGGCAGGAAATGATTAAAGAAAAGAAGCGACATAAAGACGAAGATCATAAGAAAATGATACAAGGACAATTGAACGCAAGATTCGGCGTTCGAAAATACTAA
- a CDS encoding ABC transporter ATP-binding protein has product MLKLQDVSVKYGSFTAIHNVSLEVNPGQIVVLLGANGAGKSTIFKTISGLNKASSGSIEFESESLNKRSPDKIVQSGIVQCAEGRKLFPSMTVEENLKMGAYVHRKHKKGIKESLKHVYELFPILQEKQDDMAGSLSGGQQQMLAIGRALMAKPKLMLLDEPSIGLAPLIVEQMFEVIKKINREGTTILLAEQNANAALKIADKGYVFENGAVVLEGTSEELFANDEIKKAYIGA; this is encoded by the coding sequence GTGCTTAAACTGCAGGACGTTTCGGTAAAATACGGAAGCTTTACTGCTATTCATAACGTCAGTCTTGAAGTTAACCCCGGACAAATTGTTGTTTTGCTAGGGGCGAATGGAGCTGGAAAAAGTACAATATTCAAGACGATCAGCGGGCTGAACAAAGCGTCTTCTGGGAGTATTGAATTCGAAAGCGAATCCCTTAACAAACGCTCTCCCGATAAAATTGTCCAGTCAGGCATTGTCCAGTGTGCTGAAGGGCGTAAACTATTCCCTTCAATGACAGTAGAAGAGAACTTGAAGATGGGAGCCTATGTCCATAGAAAGCACAAGAAAGGGATAAAAGAATCGCTAAAGCATGTATACGAGCTTTTCCCTATTTTACAAGAAAAGCAGGATGATATGGCTGGTTCACTGAGCGGGGGCCAGCAGCAAATGCTTGCGATTGGAAGAGCACTCATGGCTAAACCAAAGCTGATGTTGCTCGATGAACCTTCAATCGGGCTTGCACCATTGATTGTGGAACAAATGTTTGAAGTGATCAAGAAAATCAATCGCGAGGGTACCACAATTCTCCTTGCTGAACAAAATGCCAATGCTGCCTTGAAAATTGCGGATAAAGGATATGTATTTGAAAATGGGGCGGTTGTGCTCGAAGGAACTTCAGAGGAACTGTTCGCGAATGATGAAATTAAGAAGGCTTATATCGGTGCTTAG
- the coaW gene encoding type II pantothenate kinase, translated as MNNRVGIDAGGSLIKIAYEENGILHYRKQPISEMDEALGWLKLISSNKSIFLTGGRAGKIKAKLFPESEIVDEFSSACEGANYLMRKEGLPAAENSLLINIGTGTSWFKIEGEEYNRVLGSGIGGGTFMGMGRLLADSSDFANLVHMSASGQRGNVDLLVKDLYHPEEPPIPGDLTASNFAKTEAINASSRADKMASFMNLMAETITLLTVQTAALHGIKNVIFIGSTLAGNKPLQDSLDYYCKMSGLEPIFLQNGEFSGAIGAMLR; from the coding sequence GTGAATAATAGAGTCGGCATTGATGCTGGAGGGTCCTTAATAAAAATTGCTTATGAGGAAAATGGCATTCTGCATTATCGAAAACAACCGATCAGTGAAATGGACGAAGCATTAGGATGGCTGAAACTAATTTCTTCAAACAAATCCATTTTCCTGACAGGAGGTCGAGCTGGAAAAATCAAAGCAAAACTTTTTCCGGAATCAGAGATTGTCGATGAATTTTCATCCGCATGTGAAGGTGCGAACTACCTGATGAGGAAGGAAGGGCTGCCTGCTGCAGAAAATTCCTTGCTCATTAATATTGGTACAGGAACTTCGTGGTTTAAAATCGAAGGGGAAGAATATAACCGGGTCCTTGGCAGTGGAATAGGCGGAGGGACTTTTATGGGGATGGGAAGGCTTTTAGCAGATTCCAGTGATTTCGCTAATCTGGTTCATATGTCAGCCTCAGGACAAAGGGGAAATGTTGACCTGCTGGTGAAAGATCTCTATCATCCGGAAGAACCTCCGATACCTGGCGACCTGACTGCAAGCAACTTCGCCAAAACAGAAGCAATCAATGCAAGCTCCCGAGCCGACAAGATGGCTTCCTTTATGAATTTGATGGCAGAGACCATCACACTACTGACCGTACAAACTGCTGCATTACATGGAATCAAGAATGTCATTTTCATAGGTAGTACGCTGGCAGGCAATAAACCATTGCAAGACAGCCTGGATTACTATTGTAAAATGTCTGGCCTGGAACCAATCTTTTTGCAAAACGGGGAATTCAGCGGGGCAATCGGGGCTATGCTCAGATGA
- a CDS encoding DUF294 nucleotidyltransferase-like domain-containing protein, whose protein sequence is MNFVDYTNINALRVKGLTEASFNNEQLNHFHDFIYDQVISAAVSKLTKQYGNPPSPFSFFVMGSAGRMEQSIWSDQDHGLVFTMNTDEAKEYFLKLGKEISEGLELAGYKKCSGGVMASNALWCKSLKDWENQLGVWAGEATWESIRYLLIFADARSIHGEAGLLRRLKEKAFEEVKREQLLLRMLHNTMFLKKGIGVLGQLLAETHGTYTGSINLKETAFFPFVNAARLLSFSEGIKETPTLFRISLLSDDLMTHQEKALYSNNFSALLDYRLKHGSHRDYDSGHYVNINKLSKDEKKALKEIIKVGEQFYEHVKKLV, encoded by the coding sequence ATGAACTTCGTTGACTATACTAATATAAACGCTCTAAGAGTTAAAGGACTGACTGAAGCTTCTTTTAATAATGAACAATTAAATCATTTCCATGACTTTATTTATGATCAAGTCATCTCTGCTGCTGTCAGCAAATTGACAAAGCAATATGGGAATCCCCCTTCCCCATTTTCCTTCTTCGTCATGGGAAGTGCTGGAAGGATGGAGCAATCTATTTGGAGTGACCAGGACCACGGACTGGTTTTCACGATGAACACCGATGAAGCAAAGGAATACTTTTTAAAGTTAGGTAAAGAGATTTCCGAAGGATTAGAGCTGGCTGGCTATAAAAAATGTTCCGGCGGTGTCATGGCAAGCAATGCATTGTGGTGTAAATCGCTGAAGGATTGGGAGAATCAACTTGGAGTTTGGGCTGGTGAAGCTACATGGGAGTCAATTCGATATTTGCTTATTTTTGCCGATGCCAGGTCTATCCACGGTGAAGCTGGTCTGTTAAGAAGGTTGAAAGAAAAAGCCTTTGAAGAAGTTAAAAGAGAACAATTACTGTTAAGAATGCTTCATAACACAATGTTTCTTAAAAAAGGGATCGGAGTACTTGGCCAGCTGCTTGCAGAAACTCATGGCACCTATACGGGATCTATTAATCTAAAGGAGACAGCGTTTTTCCCTTTTGTAAATGCTGCAAGGTTGTTGTCATTTTCAGAAGGGATAAAAGAAACTCCGACTCTCTTCCGTATCAGCCTTTTATCCGACGACTTGATGACACATCAAGAAAAAGCTTTGTACAGCAATAACTTCTCTGCATTGCTTGACTATCGCCTGAAACATGGAAGTCATAGGGATTATGACTCCGGACACTACGTTAATATCAATAAACTTTCTAAAGATGAAAAGAAAGCATTAAAAGAGATCATTAAAGTAGGTGAACAGTTTTATGAACATGTCAAAAAGCTGGTTTAA
- a CDS encoding exonuclease domain-containing protein, protein MGMNDMIRFFRQMTGKLGSNIYAGMPTHSNPQQMSFLRQLQKEMKEGTSLDCPLEELQVIVFDLETTGFYPEKGDRIISIGAVKVIGSTILENEFFYSLINPEIPVPPDVLSLTSITEEELLTAPKTSQALMEFLSFIGSSVLVAHHARHEQAFMKKFTGSHLRLNFEHRVIDTSFLIRIFQPVVNSLPLEQICHECGIEVKDRHHALADAKMAAKLWAFYIKKAREQGYKNLREVYEYLSLKR, encoded by the coding sequence ATGGGGATGAATGATATGATTCGTTTCTTTCGGCAAATGACCGGGAAGCTCGGATCGAACATCTATGCCGGTATGCCAACGCACTCAAATCCACAACAAATGTCGTTTTTAAGACAGCTGCAAAAAGAAATGAAGGAAGGAACTAGCCTCGACTGTCCGTTGGAGGAATTGCAGGTCATTGTATTTGATCTTGAAACAACAGGCTTTTATCCTGAAAAAGGCGATAGGATCATCTCTATAGGAGCTGTAAAAGTTATTGGTTCCACAATACTTGAAAATGAGTTCTTCTATTCATTAATCAACCCTGAAATTCCAGTACCGCCTGATGTCCTGAGCCTGACTTCTATTACTGAGGAAGAGCTTTTGACTGCCCCGAAAACTTCACAAGCCCTGATGGAATTTTTAAGTTTCATAGGCAGCTCAGTCCTTGTAGCTCACCATGCAAGACATGAGCAAGCCTTTATGAAGAAATTCACAGGCAGCCATTTGCGGTTGAATTTTGAACACAGGGTGATTGATACTTCATTTTTAATAAGGATTTTCCAGCCTGTTGTCAATTCCCTGCCTTTGGAACAAATTTGCCATGAGTGCGGGATTGAAGTGAAAGATAGGCATCATGCATTGGCGGATGCCAAAATGGCAGCGAAGCTATGGGCTTTCTATATTAAAAAAGCCCGGGAGCAAGGCTACAAAAATTTGCGCGAGGTTTATGAATACCTATCTTTAAAGAGATAA
- a CDS encoding LLM class flavin-dependent oxidoreductase: MTDNKRLNDIKYSVLDLAPILEGSTATDAFKNTLDLAQHAEKWGYNRYWLAEHHNMPGIASSATSVVIGHVAAGTSSIRVGSGGIMLPNHAPLVIAEQFGTLESLFPGRIDLGLGRAPGTDQVTAYALRRERRSDGQDFPEQLDELRAYFNPELDSQYRSVRAIPGEGLNIPIWLLGSSGYSAQLAGQLGLPFSFASHFSPENTLGALKLYRRNFQPSDVLQKPYAMVGVNVIAAETDEEAEFLATSMQQQFLNLFRNNPSPLLPPVKNMEDQLSEYEKMLLGSRIGSSIVGSPETIKIKLQEFLEETQADEMIINAQIFDHKARLKSFEIVSEIFKG; encoded by the coding sequence ATGACCGACAACAAACGTTTAAACGATATAAAATACTCCGTGCTCGACTTGGCTCCGATTCTAGAAGGCAGCACAGCAACAGATGCTTTTAAGAACACCCTTGACCTTGCCCAGCATGCAGAAAAATGGGGTTATAACCGCTATTGGTTAGCAGAGCACCATAACATGCCAGGCATCGCAAGTTCTGCAACGTCCGTTGTGATCGGCCATGTCGCAGCGGGAACGAGCTCCATCAGAGTTGGCTCCGGAGGGATCATGCTCCCTAATCATGCTCCTCTTGTCATCGCTGAACAATTCGGGACCCTTGAATCTCTTTTCCCGGGACGCATTGATCTTGGTCTCGGACGCGCTCCAGGGACTGACCAGGTGACGGCCTATGCTTTAAGGCGGGAACGTCGAAGTGATGGCCAGGACTTCCCGGAGCAATTGGATGAACTTAGAGCCTATTTCAATCCGGAACTGGATTCACAATATCGCAGTGTCAGGGCGATTCCAGGTGAAGGATTGAATATACCAATCTGGTTATTGGGCTCAAGCGGCTACAGTGCACAGCTTGCGGGACAACTGGGTTTGCCATTTTCATTCGCCAGCCATTTTTCACCGGAAAATACATTAGGTGCATTAAAGCTTTACCGCAGAAACTTCCAGCCTTCAGATGTTTTGCAAAAGCCATACGCAATGGTCGGCGTCAACGTGATTGCTGCGGAAACGGATGAAGAAGCGGAATTCCTGGCAACCTCTATGCAGCAGCAGTTCCTAAACCTGTTCAGGAATAATCCAAGTCCTCTGCTGCCCCCTGTCAAAAATATGGAAGATCAGCTGAGCGAGTATGAAAAAATGCTACTTGGCAGCCGTATCGGTTCTTCCATTGTCGGCAGCCCTGAAACGATCAAAATCAAACTACAGGAATTCCTGGAAGAAACACAGGCGGATGAAATGATCATCAACGCACAAATATTTGACCATAAAGCCAGATTGAAATCTTTCGAAATCGTTTCTGAGATTTTTAAAGGGTAG
- a CDS encoding ABC transporter substrate-binding protein: MKKSKLFLILSVMFALIFSLAACNNSEKTDSGGTDTEAGSGEGSINIGYTGPLSGPAAFYGERTLNGVQMAAEEINNAGGIEVNGKKYKFNIVSLDDKYLPNEAGANAKRLMQENKTPIIFTPHSGGVAALQVFNQQDKFIIGAYTSEPKVTEGGNKLTVRIPPRYDGYLEPFTNYSMEKFGKKIAFLPTASQYGKDWAEKLQPHWEKAGGKVVYNSSIDFAKDTDFFTIITNALKEKPDVLFIGGPSEPTAKVAKQARELGFKGGFIVMDQAKFDEMKKVTGSYDVLNGAIGVMPLVDSDSPGIPEFVKNYREKYNEDPGSEAGLNYIAMYVFAEAIKAAGSVDDPEKIMAHMQDGLDNLPEDKKVYVIPKIDPNGGFEGELIVAAIEDGKVVPIKVD, translated from the coding sequence ATGAAGAAATCTAAACTGTTTTTGATTTTAAGTGTAATGTTTGCTTTGATTTTCAGCCTTGCCGCTTGCAACAACTCTGAAAAAACAGATTCTGGAGGAACTGATACTGAAGCTGGGTCAGGAGAAGGGTCAATTAATATTGGTTATACAGGACCGTTAAGCGGACCTGCAGCCTTTTATGGAGAAAGGACATTGAACGGTGTCCAGATGGCCGCAGAGGAAATCAACAATGCCGGCGGGATTGAAGTGAATGGCAAGAAGTATAAATTTAACATCGTCTCCCTGGACGATAAATACTTGCCAAACGAAGCTGGAGCGAACGCCAAAAGGCTGATGCAGGAAAACAAGACACCGATTATTTTCACACCGCATAGCGGCGGAGTGGCTGCTTTACAAGTGTTCAACCAGCAGGATAAATTCATTATCGGCGCCTATACCAGTGAACCTAAAGTTACTGAAGGCGGCAATAAATTAACAGTCAGAATCCCTCCTCGTTATGATGGCTATCTTGAGCCATTCACAAATTATTCAATGGAGAAATTCGGCAAGAAAATCGCTTTCCTTCCTACTGCGTCCCAGTACGGTAAAGACTGGGCAGAAAAGCTGCAGCCTCACTGGGAAAAAGCAGGCGGGAAAGTCGTGTATAACTCTTCGATCGACTTTGCGAAAGATACCGATTTCTTTACGATCATAACGAATGCCCTGAAGGAGAAGCCTGATGTATTATTTATCGGGGGACCGTCCGAGCCAACGGCAAAAGTTGCCAAACAAGCAAGAGAACTTGGCTTCAAAGGCGGTTTCATTGTCATGGACCAGGCAAAGTTCGACGAAATGAAGAAGGTTACCGGGAGCTATGATGTTCTAAATGGAGCGATTGGTGTCATGCCCCTTGTTGATTCAGACAGTCCAGGAATTCCAGAATTCGTCAAGAATTATCGTGAGAAATATAATGAAGACCCAGGTTCTGAAGCTGGCTTGAATTATATCGCCATGTATGTTTTTGCAGAGGCAATAAAAGCCGCAGGATCTGTAGATGACCCTGAAAAAATCATGGCACATATGCAGGATGGCCTGGATAATCTTCCAGAAGACAAGAAGGTATATGTCATACCAAAGATTGACCCGAACGGCGGATTTGAAGGCGAGCTGATCGTTGCAGCAATTGAGGATGGGAAGGTCGTGCCAATCAAGGTTGATTAA